A section of the Cryobacterium soli genome encodes:
- a CDS encoding alcohol dehydrogenase catalytic domain-containing protein: MKALTWQNTKKVEVKTVADPVIQKPTDVVIRVTSAAICGSDLHLFNVMGPFLAQDDVLGHETMGVVEQVGSDVSKLSVGDRVVIPFVIACGDCFMCNQGLTTQCETTQNRDSGTGASLYGFSELYGSVPGGQAEMLRVPFADFNAVKVGADLPDERYLFLSDILPTAWQGVQYADVPAGGTLAVIGLGPVGQFASRIGRHLGFRVLGIDPVPERREMAARYGVEVFDLADDLVTTLRDATDGRGPDSVVDAVGMEAHGNPGAAFTQYAAGLLPDKVAKKVFTTVGVDRLAALHMALDLVRRGGTVSVSGVYSGVADPMPLMNMFDKQIQLRMGQCNVQRWIDDLLPLVEDPTDPLGVEDLVTHKVPLDRAPEMYETFSAKDDGCIKVVLKP, from the coding sequence GTGAAAGCACTCACCTGGCAGAACACCAAAAAGGTCGAGGTCAAGACCGTCGCCGATCCCGTCATCCAGAAGCCCACGGATGTGGTCATCCGCGTCACGTCGGCGGCCATCTGTGGCTCAGACCTGCACCTGTTCAACGTGATGGGACCGTTCCTGGCTCAGGATGACGTGCTCGGCCACGAGACCATGGGTGTCGTGGAGCAGGTCGGCAGCGATGTCAGCAAGCTGAGCGTGGGCGACCGGGTCGTCATCCCCTTCGTGATCGCCTGCGGCGACTGCTTCATGTGCAACCAGGGCCTCACCACCCAGTGCGAGACCACCCAGAACCGCGACTCCGGCACGGGCGCGAGCCTCTACGGCTTCAGCGAGCTCTACGGCTCGGTTCCTGGCGGCCAGGCCGAGATGCTGCGGGTGCCGTTCGCGGACTTCAACGCGGTCAAGGTCGGTGCCGACCTTCCGGACGAGCGCTACCTCTTCCTCAGCGACATCCTGCCCACCGCTTGGCAGGGTGTGCAGTACGCGGATGTGCCGGCGGGCGGCACTCTCGCCGTGATCGGCCTCGGGCCGGTCGGCCAGTTCGCCAGCCGCATCGGCCGTCACCTGGGCTTCCGGGTGCTCGGCATCGACCCGGTGCCGGAGCGCCGTGAGATGGCGGCGCGGTACGGCGTGGAGGTTTTCGACCTGGCCGACGACCTCGTCACCACCCTGCGCGACGCAACCGATGGCCGCGGCCCCGACTCCGTGGTCGACGCTGTGGGCATGGAAGCGCACGGCAACCCCGGTGCGGCCTTCACCCAGTACGCCGCGGGACTCCTGCCCGACAAGGTGGCCAAGAAGGTGTTCACCACGGTAGGCGTCGACCGCCTGGCCGCCCTGCACATGGCGCTCGACCTCGTGCGCCGCGGCGGCACCGTCTCGGTGAGCGGCGTGTACTCGGGGGTAGCCGACCCGATGCCGCTGATGAACATGTTCGACAAGCAGATCCAGCTGCGGATGGGCCAGTGCAACGTGCAGCGCTGGATCGACGACCTGCTCCCCCTTGTGGAGGACCCCACCGACCCGCTCGGCGTCGAAGACCTCGTCACCCACAAGGTGCCGCTGGACCGGGCGCCGGAGATGTACGAGACCTTCAGCGCCAAGGACGACGGCTGCATCAAGGTCGTGCTGAAGCCCTAA
- a CDS encoding ABC transporter permease encodes MTTQTIVTPPSTGQRAIRSRRPSRARMKTIAGSVLLGVVLLAAWQVLPGLTGTPSYVVPALSDVLAALTDPTALPRYISNAGTTLTEVLVGLGIGVAIGLLGGIALAEFRTVYEIVFPYIVAIESIPKVAVAPLFIIWFGFDLPSKIVVVVLLAFFPVLVNTIHGIRGVDRDQIELFEANGASPGQIRMKLLLPAALPSIFSGLELAVANSMIGAIVAEFVGAQHGLGVLILQAQGSMQTAAVFALLIILSALGIVLNTLVRMARRKVVFWA; translated from the coding sequence ATGACCACCCAGACCATCGTGACACCGCCGTCGACGGGACAACGAGCCATCCGGTCGCGCCGGCCTTCGCGGGCGCGCATGAAGACGATCGCGGGCAGTGTGCTGCTGGGAGTCGTGTTGCTGGCAGCGTGGCAGGTTCTGCCCGGGCTCACGGGGACGCCGAGCTATGTCGTGCCCGCGCTGTCGGATGTACTCGCGGCGCTCACCGACCCGACCGCGCTGCCGCGTTACATCTCGAACGCCGGCACCACCCTCACCGAAGTGCTGGTGGGCCTCGGCATCGGTGTGGCGATCGGACTGCTCGGCGGCATCGCGCTCGCCGAGTTCCGCACGGTGTACGAGATCGTCTTCCCCTACATCGTGGCCATCGAGTCGATCCCCAAGGTGGCCGTGGCGCCGCTGTTCATCATCTGGTTCGGCTTCGATCTGCCCTCCAAGATCGTTGTGGTGGTGCTCCTCGCCTTCTTCCCCGTCCTGGTGAACACCATTCACGGCATTCGCGGGGTCGACCGCGACCAGATCGAGCTGTTCGAAGCCAATGGAGCCAGCCCCGGCCAGATCCGGATGAAGCTGCTCCTGCCCGCGGCCCTGCCCAGTATCTTCAGCGGGCTGGAACTGGCGGTGGCCAACTCGATGATCGGCGCCATCGTGGCGGAGTTCGTGGGTGCTCAACACGGGTTGGGTGTGCTCATTCTGCAGGCGCAAGGGAGCATGCAGACTGCTGCGGTGTTCGCCTTGCTGATCATCCTGTCGGCGCTCGGGATCGTACTCAACACCCTCGTGCGTATGGCACGCCGCAAGGTGGTGTTCTGGGCCTGA
- a CDS encoding nitroreductase family protein — translation MDSLALLRSLTAQASVRSFSDHPVEPELVEQIVEVARWTGSARNRQPWRFVAVFDRPTLEELGRRGAYAQHLASAPCALVLLSADNGFQDTEFDLGKVTQTVILAATALGLGSCLATLYPDPNVAAAARLLHLDSGWLPRHAISLGYPGATVSGALALPSGRLPTQSLLTTSLPLGTSREL, via the coding sequence ATGGACTCCTTGGCGCTGCTCCGCTCCCTGACCGCCCAGGCCTCGGTGCGATCGTTTTCCGATCACCCGGTGGAACCCGAGCTCGTGGAGCAGATCGTCGAGGTAGCTCGCTGGACCGGTTCGGCTCGCAACCGGCAGCCGTGGCGATTTGTTGCCGTCTTCGACCGCCCCACGTTGGAGGAGCTCGGCCGCCGCGGCGCGTACGCCCAGCACCTGGCGTCGGCGCCCTGCGCACTGGTGCTGCTCTCGGCCGACAACGGCTTTCAAGACACCGAGTTCGACCTCGGCAAAGTGACCCAGACCGTCATCCTGGCGGCAACGGCGTTGGGCCTGGGGAGCTGCCTGGCCACGCTCTACCCCGACCCCAATGTGGCGGCGGCGGCCCGGCTTCTGCACCTCGACAGCGGATGGCTGCCCCGGCACGCGATCTCCCTCGGCTACCCCGGAGCCACCGTCTCGGGCGCCCTCGCCCTGCCGTCCGGCCGACTCCCAACCCAGAGCCTGCTGACCACCTCCCTCCCCCTCGGCACCTCCCGCGAATTGTGA
- a CDS encoding dihydrofolate reductase family protein yields MRTLTAGLFYSVDGVVESPNLWQFDSFDAEMGEEMGAVMSRVDTVLLGRTGYQEWSGYWPNAGADDPFGGFINPVQKFVASRTLTGDLEWQNSKLMDAPLEDFVTALKQTEGGEISVMASISLVRQLLFAGLLDSLTLMMHPVIAGQGRHLFEPTDPVTRLSLQNSRVTSAGNTILSYGLRSE; encoded by the coding sequence ATGCGCACACTCACTGCGGGCCTCTTCTACTCCGTTGACGGAGTGGTGGAGTCGCCCAACCTCTGGCAGTTCGACAGCTTCGATGCCGAGATGGGCGAGGAGATGGGCGCGGTGATGAGTCGCGTCGACACGGTGCTGCTCGGGCGAACGGGCTATCAGGAGTGGTCGGGCTACTGGCCGAACGCCGGCGCCGACGATCCGTTCGGCGGCTTCATCAACCCGGTGCAGAAGTTCGTCGCCTCCCGCACGCTCACCGGCGATCTCGAGTGGCAGAACTCGAAGCTGATGGATGCGCCGCTGGAGGACTTCGTCACCGCGCTCAAGCAGACCGAGGGCGGCGAGATCAGCGTCATGGCCAGCATCTCGCTGGTGCGCCAACTGCTGTTCGCTGGGCTGCTGGACTCGCTGACCCTCATGATGCACCCGGTGATCGCGGGGCAGGGGCGGCACCTCTTCGAACCCACCGACCCCGTGACCCGGCTCAGCCTGCAGAACTCCCGGGTGACCAGCGCGGGCAACACCATCCTGAGTTACGGGCTGCGCTCCGAGTAG
- a CDS encoding amidohydrolase family protein produces the protein MSAPLPTPTPSLARRAAHTPLTWSEGVPAIDHHSHAGYVRPGEHIHGYDGYERENAMGHVEANLPHDVYAQYTRATFAHDADTLGRLETEWNITALIDQSVLFQSTTVHAASLAEGTVALFGDRSPADLAVASADGRRNDFLGLYDKALVLSDTEAVLTDIPAIDSSIWPHSRYRPIARIDPYLYPFGHPVFTERGADAPRFRRIFGSILDDQLRLAGLAEPPTTLDEYLDVVRASITRRRQEGFVGLKIASAYVRSLEFVRTPLIDARLAYTTLRTAAQTGSDLPGAQHKALADHLVYAIAEHAVQLDLPLQIHTGMGHSEPGLKLAGANPILLEQFLDTPALNRLRVILIHGGYPYGSYLAAMSQARGNVFVDFSWMTYLQEHSLHRLLEEWLELLPANKVMFGTDTGSPEFHVSGTRRGRVALDSALSSGRASGLWSSRQAAWLAERVMHQNLRDVYGFER, from the coding sequence ATGAGCGCTCCCCTGCCGACCCCGACCCCGTCCCTCGCCCGACGCGCCGCTCACACACCGCTGACTTGGTCAGAAGGCGTGCCGGCCATCGACCACCACTCCCATGCCGGCTACGTGCGTCCCGGCGAGCACATCCACGGTTACGACGGCTACGAGCGCGAAAACGCCATGGGTCACGTCGAGGCCAATCTGCCCCATGACGTCTACGCGCAGTACACCCGGGCCACGTTCGCGCACGATGCCGACACACTCGGCCGGCTGGAAACGGAGTGGAACATCACCGCGCTGATCGACCAGAGCGTGCTCTTCCAGTCCACGACCGTGCACGCCGCGTCGCTGGCCGAAGGAACCGTCGCCCTCTTCGGCGACCGGAGCCCGGCCGACCTCGCGGTGGCCAGCGCCGACGGCCGACGCAACGACTTCCTGGGTCTCTACGACAAGGCGCTCGTGCTCTCGGACACCGAGGCGGTGCTCACCGACATCCCCGCCATCGACTCGTCGATCTGGCCGCACAGCCGCTACAGGCCGATCGCCCGCATCGATCCCTACCTGTACCCGTTCGGGCATCCGGTCTTCACCGAGAGAGGGGCGGATGCGCCGCGATTCCGCCGCATCTTCGGCTCGATCCTCGACGACCAGCTGCGCCTCGCCGGTCTGGCAGAACCGCCCACCACCCTCGACGAGTACCTCGATGTGGTGCGCGCCTCGATCACCCGGCGCCGGCAGGAAGGATTCGTCGGCCTGAAGATCGCGTCGGCCTATGTGCGTTCGCTCGAATTCGTGCGCACCCCGCTCATCGACGCGCGCCTCGCCTACACAACGCTGCGAACGGCGGCGCAGACCGGATCCGATCTGCCGGGAGCGCAGCACAAGGCCCTGGCCGACCACCTCGTCTACGCCATCGCCGAGCACGCCGTGCAGCTCGACCTGCCGTTGCAGATCCACACCGGAATGGGCCATTCGGAACCCGGCCTGAAGCTCGCCGGGGCGAACCCGATCCTGCTCGAGCAGTTTCTCGATACTCCCGCGCTCAACCGGCTGCGGGTGATCCTGATTCACGGCGGCTACCCCTACGGTTCCTACCTCGCGGCGATGTCGCAGGCGCGGGGCAATGTGTTCGTCGACTTCTCCTGGATGACCTATCTGCAAGAACACTCCCTGCACCGCCTGCTCGAGGAGTGGCTGGAGCTGCTGCCGGCCAACAAGGTGATGTTCGGCACCGACACCGGTTCACCCGAATTCCACGTCTCCGGCACCCGACGCGGCCGGGTCGCGCTGGACTCTGCGCTGTCCAGTGGGCGGGCATCCGGGCTGTGGAGCTCCCGCCAGGCTGCCTGGCTCGCCGAACGGGTGATGCATCAGAACCTGCGCGACGTCTATGGGTTCGAGCGGTGA
- a CDS encoding ABC transporter substrate-binding protein has translation MNTIPSFSAPKSGAAIRRLTLGLVAAASLVLTGCSAPAQSSDGTALTTIEFGLPTQMGANNSPMAVAQHLGYFADEGLNVKIVITKDSASIISGVDSGSLDIGSTPPEPILQAKANGNGDDLVLMYNYIRQQTGSIAVLADSPIRSLDDFTGATIGQASLGTSNMLLSNGILHTAGLEADTDFSNLAVGTGAAARQALESGQVDGLSLWDTEYAAMEATGVKLRYFTIPEVEKLFSTSYFTTTSFLDNDADKAAGFGRAMAKATLFAATNPTAALTMMYEDYPETLIAGTSKDEQLATDLVALERRIVLLTAGDPVANKDFGSYEPSAATAWVDFATSAGIITAPVDATTLYSDTLVSEYNDFDTDAVITAAKDWTAAK, from the coding sequence ATGAACACCATCCCCTCCTTCAGTGCGCCCAAAAGCGGTGCAGCCATCCGTCGCCTCACCCTCGGCCTGGTGGCCGCGGCCAGCCTTGTTCTCACCGGCTGCAGCGCTCCCGCCCAGAGCTCCGATGGCACCGCCCTCACCACGATCGAATTCGGCCTGCCCACGCAGATGGGCGCCAACAACTCGCCCATGGCCGTCGCCCAGCACCTCGGATACTTCGCCGACGAGGGTCTGAATGTGAAGATCGTGATCACCAAGGACTCTGCGTCGATCATCTCCGGGGTCGACTCCGGCTCTCTCGATATCGGCAGCACGCCGCCCGAGCCGATTCTGCAGGCCAAGGCCAACGGCAACGGTGACGACCTCGTGCTCATGTACAACTACATCCGCCAGCAAACGGGCTCGATCGCCGTGCTCGCCGACAGCCCCATCCGGTCGCTCGACGATTTCACGGGCGCCACCATCGGCCAGGCCAGCCTGGGCACGAGCAATATGCTGCTCTCCAACGGCATCCTGCACACTGCCGGACTCGAGGCCGACACCGACTTCTCCAACCTGGCGGTCGGAACCGGCGCCGCGGCCAGGCAGGCCCTCGAATCCGGTCAGGTCGACGGCCTCTCGCTCTGGGATACCGAATACGCGGCGATGGAAGCCACCGGCGTGAAACTGCGCTATTTCACGATCCCCGAGGTGGAGAAGCTCTTCTCCACCAGCTACTTCACGACCACCAGCTTCCTCGACAACGATGCGGACAAGGCCGCAGGCTTCGGCCGGGCGATGGCCAAGGCCACCCTGTTCGCGGCCACCAACCCCACTGCGGCGCTGACGATGATGTACGAGGACTACCCCGAGACGCTCATCGCCGGCACCTCTAAAGACGAGCAGCTCGCCACCGACCTGGTCGCCCTCGAACGCCGGATCGTGTTGCTGACGGCCGGCGACCCCGTAGCGAATAAGGACTTCGGTTCGTACGAGCCCTCCGCGGCCACGGCCTGGGTCGACTTCGCTACCTCTGCGGGCATCATCACCGCCCCCGTCGATGCCACGACGCTCTACAGCGACACACTCGTGAGCGAGTACAACGACTTCGACACCGACGCCGTCATCACCGCCGCCAAGGACTGGACGGCCGCGAAATGA
- a CDS encoding HNH endonuclease signature motif containing protein, with protein sequence MSSPDQAPPPTPDDDDYSPESAPPGTTPTAATPTDNVTPTPPDALGHGTTSAPPAESAGATDPAEPVEPTPPNEPAEPDEDDPYMPNEARDEFVRSELARRTELVAADARLIAQAQARQAEHLADLQCWSQDPHVSSRLHNDPDAIRTADRNTATMTTYQARAAAYSRWEDGEVARRTIVSELACLLKLAERAVERLLDQSLWLLSTPAAFQALSAGEISYRHATVLLDQVRTLPDEDQAAFVEAVLPAAKVLPVGRFNDKARRVRERTHPESIATRNKNAFADRRSCWEAAPDGMGWLHWYGTAHDTKAAFDRIDSMAVRLKKTDASTAAEATATAAAGAGESFGPGAGTGFGLGTAAMRDEEEKRRTLDQLRADITRALLLDGVTPDGMGVGIRGKVMITVPVLTLLGLDDEPATLEGYGPISPETAREIAGNAPGFTRLLTHPESGVVLSLGKTQYKKTKAMGKWLRMRDETCRFPGCSRPAVKSDVDHTDPWAGGGTTDSDNLAHLCEAHHRLKHLSRWRVTQEPGGILLWTSPGQRSYRTDPANPVAPPRPLPPTTGPKTRTRPADDSYLQPRHQPTRRPAAPVPENPPF encoded by the coding sequence ATGAGTAGCCCAGACCAGGCACCACCGCCCACTCCGGACGATGACGACTACTCTCCGGAGTCCGCTCCACCTGGCACCACCCCCACCGCTGCAACCCCGACCGACAACGTCACACCAACACCACCCGACGCGCTGGGTCACGGCACCACTTCGGCCCCGCCCGCCGAGTCCGCCGGGGCCACCGACCCAGCCGAGCCCGTCGAGCCCACGCCACCCAACGAACCAGCTGAGCCCGACGAGGACGACCCCTACATGCCCAACGAGGCTCGGGACGAGTTCGTGCGCAGCGAGTTGGCCCGCCGCACCGAACTGGTCGCGGCCGACGCCCGCCTGATCGCCCAGGCGCAGGCCCGGCAGGCCGAGCACCTCGCTGACCTGCAGTGCTGGAGTCAGGACCCGCACGTGTCGTCCCGCCTGCACAACGACCCGGACGCCATCCGAACGGCCGACCGGAACACGGCGACCATGACCACGTACCAAGCCCGCGCCGCCGCGTACTCCCGGTGGGAGGACGGGGAAGTGGCCCGCCGCACCATCGTGAGCGAACTGGCCTGCCTGCTCAAGCTCGCCGAACGGGCCGTGGAACGGCTGCTGGACCAGTCCCTGTGGTTGCTCTCGACCCCCGCCGCGTTTCAGGCTCTCTCCGCCGGTGAGATCAGTTACCGTCACGCGACCGTGCTCCTGGACCAGGTGCGCACCCTCCCGGACGAGGACCAGGCCGCGTTCGTGGAAGCGGTCCTCCCGGCCGCGAAGGTCCTGCCCGTGGGCCGCTTCAACGACAAGGCCCGCCGGGTGCGGGAACGCACGCACCCGGAATCGATCGCGACGCGTAACAAGAACGCTTTCGCTGACCGCCGCAGCTGCTGGGAGGCCGCACCGGACGGGATGGGGTGGCTGCACTGGTACGGCACCGCCCACGACACCAAAGCCGCCTTCGACCGCATCGACTCGATGGCCGTGCGCCTGAAGAAGACCGACGCCTCGACCGCGGCGGAGGCGACAGCGACAGCAGCCGCCGGAGCTGGCGAGAGCTTCGGCCCGGGTGCCGGCACGGGCTTCGGGTTGGGCACGGCCGCGATGAGGGACGAGGAGGAGAAGCGGCGCACGCTCGACCAGTTGCGCGCCGACATCACCCGCGCCCTGCTGTTGGACGGCGTCACCCCTGACGGGATGGGCGTCGGAATCCGCGGCAAGGTCATGATCACCGTTCCCGTCCTCACCCTCCTGGGCCTGGACGATGAACCCGCCACCCTCGAAGGCTACGGACCGATCTCCCCCGAAACCGCCCGCGAGATCGCCGGAAACGCACCAGGCTTCACCCGGCTGCTAACCCACCCGGAATCCGGGGTGGTGCTTTCCCTGGGCAAAACCCAGTACAAGAAGACCAAAGCCATGGGCAAATGGCTGCGGATGCGCGATGAAACCTGCCGTTTTCCCGGCTGCTCCCGCCCCGCCGTCAAGAGCGACGTCGACCACACCGACCCCTGGGCCGGCGGCGGCACCACCGACAGCGACAACCTCGCGCACCTCTGTGAAGCCCACCACCGGCTCAAGCACCTGTCCCGGTGGCGGGTCACCCAGGAGCCCGGTGGAATTCTGCTCTGGACCTCGCCCGGACAACGCAGCTACCGCACCGACCCCGCCAACCCCGTGGCACCACCGCGGCCCCTGCCGCCGACCACCGGCCCGAAAACCCGGACCCGCCCCGCCGACGACAGCTACCTACAGCCCCGACACCAACCCACGCGCCGCCCCGCAGCCCCGGTCCCCGAAAACCCACCGTTCTAA
- a CDS encoding NUDIX domain-containing protein yields MIEALSTREAYRNAWMTVREDVVRREDGSTGLYGVVDKPDFAIVVPYADGGFWLVEQFRYPVGRRAWEFPQGSWPADKGGSQEDLARAELQEETGLRAADVRHLAHFYSAYGHSSQGCDLYLATALAEGAPERESTEQDMVHRWFSEADFVRMIREGEIVDAATIAAYTYVVLDRQA; encoded by the coding sequence ATGATCGAAGCCCTGTCAACGCGGGAGGCTTACCGCAATGCCTGGATGACCGTGCGCGAGGACGTCGTGCGCCGGGAGGACGGCTCGACCGGCCTCTACGGAGTGGTCGACAAGCCCGACTTCGCCATTGTCGTGCCGTATGCCGACGGGGGCTTCTGGTTGGTGGAGCAGTTCCGCTACCCGGTGGGGCGCCGGGCGTGGGAGTTTCCGCAGGGCTCGTGGCCGGCCGACAAGGGCGGCAGCCAGGAGGACCTGGCCCGGGCCGAGCTGCAGGAGGAGACCGGGTTGCGGGCCGCCGACGTGCGCCATCTCGCGCACTTCTACAGCGCCTACGGCCACAGCAGCCAGGGCTGCGACCTCTACCTGGCCACCGCACTCGCCGAGGGGGCTCCCGAACGCGAAAGCACCGAGCAGGACATGGTGCACCGCTGGTTCAGTGAGGCCGACTTCGTGCGCATGATCCGCGAAGGCGAGATCGTGGATGCGGCGACCATTGCCGCGTACACCTACGTGGTGCTCGACCGGCAGGCCTGA
- a CDS encoding helix-turn-helix domain-containing protein gives MDDTDGVTLGRRVRELRTLRKISTRDLAGRAGVSAGYISQIETGKANASLQTVRAIADAFGVQWIELFEAQPRHGEILRKADRPKLSATTTVRHFGITKPPVTDVEVLVSEYEPGMAVGDENYTHGDSHEIVVILKGTFLFRLLDQEFELHEGDSLDYRTSTPHMITNIGDTAGEALWVVTPPSGHPSTDPPA, from the coding sequence ATGGACGACACCGATGGAGTGACGCTCGGTCGCAGAGTGAGAGAACTGCGCACCCTCCGGAAGATCTCCACCCGCGATCTTGCGGGCAGGGCCGGAGTGAGTGCCGGGTACATCAGCCAGATCGAGACCGGCAAGGCGAACGCGAGTCTGCAGACCGTGCGCGCCATTGCCGACGCCTTCGGCGTGCAGTGGATCGAGCTTTTCGAAGCCCAGCCCCGGCACGGCGAGATCCTGCGCAAAGCGGATCGCCCGAAGCTGTCTGCCACCACCACCGTTCGGCACTTCGGCATCACCAAACCCCCGGTCACCGACGTTGAAGTACTCGTGTCTGAATATGAGCCAGGCATGGCCGTCGGCGACGAAAACTACACCCACGGCGACTCTCACGAGATCGTTGTGATCCTCAAGGGCACCTTCCTGTTCCGTCTCCTCGACCAGGAGTTCGAACTGCACGAAGGCGACAGCCTGGACTACCGCACCTCCACGCCCCACATGATCACAAACATCGGCGATACAGCGGGTGAGGCCCTCTGGGTCGTCACTCCTCCCTCCGGTCACCCCTCGACCGACCCTCCTGCCTGA
- a CDS encoding ABC transporter ATP-binding protein, whose protein sequence is MSAVEPLIRIDHLEKIYPTSSGEIHALSDVSLSIADGEFVAIVGPSGCGKTTLLKILAGLETHTGGTATIAGAPISKPRGDVGMVFQKPVLLPWRTIGQNVLLPLELHRKVGRAEKAAAQNLLEMVGLGDFASKYPKELSGGMQQRAAICRALVHDPAVLLMDEPFGALDAMTRDLLNVEVNRIWRETSKTAVLITHSIPEAVFLAQRVIVMSPRPGRIIDVIDVPFGPTRTLDLLGSPEFADLNARIRSYFEVTA, encoded by the coding sequence GTGAGCGCCGTGGAACCGTTGATCCGCATCGACCACCTGGAGAAGATCTACCCGACCTCCAGCGGTGAGATCCATGCCCTGTCCGATGTGAGTCTCTCCATCGCCGACGGCGAGTTCGTCGCCATCGTCGGGCCCAGCGGATGCGGCAAGACCACCCTGCTGAAGATTCTGGCCGGTCTGGAGACGCACACCGGCGGCACCGCCACCATCGCCGGCGCGCCGATCTCCAAGCCCCGCGGCGACGTGGGCATGGTGTTCCAGAAACCCGTGCTGCTGCCGTGGCGCACGATCGGCCAGAACGTGCTGCTTCCGCTCGAGCTGCACCGCAAGGTGGGGCGCGCCGAGAAGGCGGCCGCGCAGAACCTGCTCGAGATGGTGGGACTGGGCGACTTCGCGTCGAAGTACCCGAAGGAGTTGTCCGGTGGCATGCAGCAGCGCGCCGCGATCTGCCGGGCGCTGGTTCACGATCCCGCGGTGCTGCTGATGGACGAGCCGTTCGGAGCGCTTGATGCCATGACCCGCGACTTGCTGAACGTAGAGGTGAACCGCATCTGGCGGGAGACCTCCAAGACCGCCGTGCTCATCACGCACAGCATTCCTGAAGCGGTGTTCCTGGCGCAGCGGGTGATCGTGATGAGCCCGCGGCCGGGCCGCATCATCGACGTCATCGACGTGCCCTTCGGCCCGACCCGCACCCTCGACCTGCTCGGCTCGCCCGAGTTCGCCGATCTCAACGCCCGCATCCGCAGCTACTTCGAGGTGACCGCATGA
- a CDS encoding ABC transporter permease gives MPTTQSTATLRSQPPIETGARPGVFRRVLEVVGVQNISLLMAIALVVAVIGSQNALFFTVGNLRVIGTAIAISGLLAVVQTIVIIMGALDISVGSIAGLTSVSSAMIFTATGPFLGVVGAVGIGMLCGLLNGCIIVFGRVNPVIATLATLAAYKGVAQLISDGRAQGYTGADGFFVFLARGSILGVPTLILVLVIIALLAHVVLRYTSIGRNIYAVGGNDIASRLAGININRYLIGVYVATGAVAAIAGVLITARTGSGQPVSGSEGLELEAITAAALGGAALKGGKGTIAGTILAVILLGILTNGMTLLGVNSFWQNVAKGALLVLAVVIQQLRSGERRIGLPG, from the coding sequence GTGCCCACAACACAGTCCACCGCGACACTGCGGTCGCAGCCTCCCATCGAGACCGGTGCCCGACCGGGCGTCTTCCGGCGGGTGCTGGAGGTCGTGGGAGTGCAGAACATCTCCCTGCTCATGGCCATCGCCTTGGTCGTGGCCGTCATCGGCAGCCAGAACGCGCTCTTCTTCACCGTCGGCAACCTGCGCGTGATCGGCACTGCCATCGCCATCTCGGGGCTGCTCGCCGTGGTGCAGACCATCGTGATCATCATGGGCGCCCTCGACATCTCGGTCGGGTCGATCGCCGGCCTCACCTCGGTGTCGTCGGCCATGATCTTCACCGCCACCGGGCCGTTCCTCGGCGTGGTCGGGGCGGTGGGCATCGGGATGCTCTGCGGCCTGCTCAACGGCTGCATCATCGTGTTCGGCCGGGTCAACCCGGTGATCGCGACGCTGGCCACCCTCGCCGCCTACAAGGGTGTGGCGCAGCTCATCTCCGACGGCCGCGCCCAGGGCTACACCGGTGCCGACGGCTTCTTTGTCTTCCTCGCCCGCGGCTCCATCCTGGGTGTGCCGACGCTGATCCTGGTGCTCGTGATCATCGCCCTGCTCGCTCACGTGGTGCTGCGGTACACGAGCATCGGCCGCAATATCTACGCCGTCGGCGGCAACGACATCGCCTCCCGTCTGGCCGGTATCAACATCAACCGCTACCTCATCGGTGTGTACGTGGCCACGGGCGCCGTTGCGGCCATCGCCGGGGTGCTCATCACTGCGCGCACCGGGTCGGGGCAGCCGGTCTCCGGCTCGGAGGGACTTGAGCTCGAGGCCATCACGGCGGCCGCTTTGGGTGGTGCGGCCCTGAAGGGCGGCAAGGGCACTATCGCCGGCACCATCCTCGCGGTGATCCTGCTTGGCATCCTCACCAACGGTATGACGCTGCTTGGCGTCAACTCGTTCTGGCAGAACGTGGCCAAGGGCGCCCTGCTGGTGCTGGCCGTGGTCATCCAGCAGCTGCGCTCGGGCGAACGTCGCATCGGCCTGCCCGGTTGA